CCGTGCTGATCACCGGAACGCGCTCGGCATAGCGGGGCTCCAGTTCCCGCGCAGCGTCCGATTCCACGGCCGTGAACACGACGTCGATGCCGTCGAGATCGATATCGGCGGCATTACCCACCTGCAGGTCCAGCACAGCCGCGGGCGGCTCTTCCGCACACCACCAGCGACGGGCCCCCGTCTTCGCGTCGCAGATCGCCTCCCCATACCGCTTGCCTGCCGATCGTTCGGAGGCCGCAACCAGAACAGTGTCGAACCAGGGATGTCCGTTTAGAGCCACCAGGCACTGCTGACCGGCGATGCCGGTTGCGCCAACCACAGCCGCGCGCTTCTTGTTCATGATCGGTCCTTTCGAAACCGGATATTAGGGAACGCCGGCGGCAGTTGCCAAGGGGCCCGGAACGTTGAGCCGGGGAGTCAGCTCGTTTAGGATCGGTGACTCGATGATTCGCGCCGAACACCTGACCAAACAGTTCGCCACGCTCACGGCCATCGACGACGTGTCTTTCGAGGTGTCACGCGGGGAAGTCGTTGGCTTCCTCGGGCCGAACGGCGCCGGCAAGAGCACGACCATGCGCATCCTCGGCGGCATCTTCCCACCGACGAGTGGCCGCGCCGTGGTCGCCGGGCATGACGTGGTCACCGAATCGCTCGCGGCACGGCGGGCGGTCGGCTACCTCACCGAACGCGTGTCGCTGTATCTCGACATGACGGTGCGGGAGTATCTCCAGTACGTCGCCGAGCTCAAGGGCCTGCAGCGGCGCCAGCGCGGCGACGAGGTGGATCGCGCGCTGCACGCCTGCAGCATAACGCACGTAGCGCACCGCCTCGTAGGCACGCTCTCGAAGGGCTACCGCCAGCGCGTCGGTATTGCCCAGGCCCTTGTCGGGCGACCGCAGGTCCTTATTCTCGACGAACCGACGGCCGGACTCGATCCGGAGCAGGTGGCGGAAATGCGCCACCTGATCCGCACTTTCCACGGCGAGAGCACGGTAATTCTGTCGACGCACATACTGTCGGAGGTCGAGGCCATCTGCGATCGGGTGATCATCATCGATAAGGGCCGCGTCCTCGCGGTCGACACTACCGCCAACTTGAATCGGCGGTTGCGACGGACGTCGCAAATCCATGTGGAAGTCGGCGCGCCCGTGGCGGCCGTGGTTCGACGTTTGGAGGCAGTTCCCGGGGTGGTCGAGATCACGCCGGCCGTCAGTGCCTCGTCCGACACCGTCAGCATCGTCGTTGCCACCGAGAAGGACCGCGACCTGCGCGCCACCGTCGCAGCGGTGGTGGCCGAAGCCGGCTGGCCCTTGCTCGAATTGCGTCCGGTGACGCTCACGCTCGAAGAGATCTTCTTGCGCCTGGTGTCCGAGCAGAAGAAAGACAACGAGGAGAGGCATGAAGGCGCTCGTCATTTGCCGGCGTGAGCTGCGGTCTTACTTTACGTCGTACATCGCCTATGCCTTGTTGGCGATCTTCCTGCTGCTCAGCGGCTATTTCTTTTACAGCGACCTGATCTTCTTCGTGCTGTTCGGAGGCTACGTGCTGCCTACCGGGCTGTGGCAGTTCGTGTTCCTCGACATGCGACTGTGCGCGATGCTCGTCCTGCCCCTCCTGACGATGCGCCTGTTCGCCGAGGAACGTAAACTCGGCACGATCGAGCTACTGTGGACGTATCCGGTCCGGGACGTCGAGATCGTCGCCGGCAAGTTCTTCGCCTGCTGGCTCTTCTTTCTGACCATGCTGGCCCCCACCGTCCTGAACCCACTTCTCTTCTACCGCTTCTACCAGTTCGACGTCGGGCCGCTGCTGGCCGCCTACCTGGGCATCCTGCTGCTGGGTACGGCCTTCGTCGCCTGCGGCCTGTTTATCTCGTCGATAACCGAAAACCAGGTCGTGGCGGCCATGGGCACTTACGGTATTCTGGTGTTCTTCTGGTTCCTGACCTGGAACGAAGAGGTGGCTGACGAAGGTGTGGTGCGCCTGTTGTTCCGACTATCTCTGTTCGACCACTTCTACCAGTTCCCGCGCGGCGTCATCGACACGCAGGACGTCGCCTTCTTCCTGGTCTTCACGGCGTTTTTCGTGTTCCTCACCCTGCAATCGCTGAGCGTGCGCAAGTGGCGCGGGGTCAAGTGAGATGACGTCGAAGCGCCAGTGGGCACCGACGCAAACCGTCAGGCACTGGCTGCGCCTCGCGATCCAGATAGCGCTGGCGGCAGTCCTCTGCGGCCTGATCAACCTGTGGGCCGAGAGGCATAATCGGCGCTTCGACCTCACCCCGACCCAGAGTTACGTGCTGTCCGACGCCGCGACCGCGGTCGCTCGCGGCCTGACGGGACCGGTGCGCATCACCGGCTTCTACAACAGTCAGGAACCCGGGCAGCGGCGACAGATGCTTGACGTTCTCGGGTTATTCGCGGCGGCATCCCCTCACATTACCTACCGGCTCGAAGATCTCGACCGCTCGCCGGCACTCGCGAAGAAGTACGGTATATCCAACTTCAACAGCGGGGTGGTCGAACGCGGGCAAGATGTGCGCGCCGTGCGTAGCATCAACGAGGAGGAAATCACTGGCGCCCTCCTCAAACTGACCCGCCCGGAGACCCGCACCCTGTGCTTCGTCACCGGACACGGCGAGCGACGCCCGGGGGACGTGTCCGACAGGATCGGCTACAGCGAGGTCGGCAAAGCTCTGCAGCGCGAGAACTACGAGATCCGGAGCATCGACTTCGTACCACCGGAAGGCCCCCCCCCGGATTGCACGGTCCTGATCATTGCCGGCCCACAGCGCGACTTCCTGCCGGGCGAGGCCGCGAGCATAGAACGCTACCTTGACACCGGCGGGCGAGTCATGCTCCTGGTCGATCCGCAGGCGCCCGCGTCGATAGTCGAGTTGCTTGCCCGTAACGGTGTGCGCGCCGGCGACGACATCGTCGTCGACGAACGCAATCGTTTCTACGGCGCTGACAGCTTCATGCCGCGCGTGCCCATCTTCGACGAGGGCACTTTCAGAAAGAACCTCGATACTGCCGCGGTCTTCTCGCTGGCAAGGACGGTAACCCCGCTCGACAGCGCCAGAGACGGCTACCGTGCCCTGCTGCTCGCGATGACGAGCCCGGAGAGTTACGCACGCATCGATGGGGGCGACGTGCCGGAGGGAACGGGCAAGTTCCGTCCCGACACCGACAAGCCCGGCCCGCTGCCCGTCGGCGCAATCGTCACCGGTCAACCGGCCGACGGTGGACCCGGAACCGAAACGCCCACTCCAGCCACACGCGGGCAGATGATAGTGTTTGGCGATTCCGATTTTCCAAGCAACCTGTACCTGAACCTGCTAGGCAACAAAGACCTTTTTATGAGCAGTGTCGGGGTTCTCGCCGAGGACCCCGAACTCGTCGCCGTGCGCCGCAAGGGCCTGCCGCGCAGCTCTCTATCACCGGTATCGCTGACGGCCGAACAGGGACGCTTGATCTTCTGGATGGCCGTCGTCGTGCTCCCCGGGTTCTTCGCCGTCCTCGGAATCGTCATCACGTGGCGACGGCAAAGGCGCTCGACGGTGTCCGCATGACCCCGCGGACCACCTTGTTCCTTGTGGTCCTGATCGCACTGGTCGGCAGCTATCTGTGGTGGGAGGAAAGAACCTCCCAACCATCTACTGCGCCCGCCGGTACCGGTCGCGGGGCGGTACCGGCCGCATCGACGACACCTTTACGCGGCTTTTTCACTTTCGAGCCGGATCAGGTCGTACAGGTGCAAATGCAGCGTGGCGGCACCACGTACACCGCAACTCGTTCCGGCCCCGACTGGCCGACACCCGCGATCGGAGACTTTCTGCGCGTGCTTACGCAGGTAGGGGTGATCATGGACATCTCGGCAGACCCCCTTCCCGCCGCGGAGTACGGCCTCCTGCCCCCGCGCAACGAGGCAACGCTAATCCTTGCCGGCGACCTCCCACCCCTGGTTCTACGGATCGGCGACCGCAATCCGCCCTCCACCGGGGTGTACGTACAGATCGGCCCCAGCGGCCCGATCGGCCTCGCGGGCGCCCTGGTCGATTGGGAATTCGAAAAAGCTTTTCGCGGACTTACCCCCACCGGGACACCCTCGGCCCGAGCCTCCGCCGGGTAACTCCCCCGCCGTCAACAAGCGTCGAAACGCAAAATTGACGACGCCGGTTGAATCAAGGCCGAACAGAGGCCATAATCCAGACAAGGATAGTCCAATATGAAACGCAAACCTTCGCAGATGGATACCCTTCGGAAGGTGTATATCGAGCTGAGTGGGAAGCGAGTGGCAGCCTGGGAACCCAAAGACCCGACCAGGCGAGCGCTCGGCCGGTGGACAGACCCTCAAGCGCTGCTGCGCCGGATTTATGAGCTCGATCACCCCGAGGAGTTCGTTCCCGAGGGCCCGGGTCGACAGTGGCAGGCAACTTGGCGGGGACGTTTTAGCGTGCCCGGCAAGGCCAAGTCTCGCGACGCCGCGTAACCCCCCAGCGCGG
The sequence above is a segment of the Candidatus Binatia bacterium genome. Coding sequences within it:
- a CDS encoding GldG family protein yields the protein MTSKRQWAPTQTVRHWLRLAIQIALAAVLCGLINLWAERHNRRFDLTPTQSYVLSDAATAVARGLTGPVRITGFYNSQEPGQRRQMLDVLGLFAAASPHITYRLEDLDRSPALAKKYGISNFNSGVVERGQDVRAVRSINEEEITGALLKLTRPETRTLCFVTGHGERRPGDVSDRIGYSEVGKALQRENYEIRSIDFVPPEGPPPDCTVLIIAGPQRDFLPGEAASIERYLDTGGRVMLLVDPQAPASIVELLARNGVRAGDDIVVDERNRFYGADSFMPRVPIFDEGTFRKNLDTAAVFSLARTVTPLDSARDGYRALLLAMTSPESYARIDGGDVPEGTGKFRPDTDKPGPLPVGAIVTGQPADGGPGTETPTPATRGQMIVFGDSDFPSNLYLNLLGNKDLFMSSVGVLAEDPELVAVRRKGLPRSSLSPVSLTAEQGRLIFWMAVVVLPGFFAVLGIVITWRRQRRSTVSA
- a CDS encoding ABC transporter permease, yielding MKALVICRRELRSYFTSYIAYALLAIFLLLSGYFFYSDLIFFVLFGGYVLPTGLWQFVFLDMRLCAMLVLPLLTMRLFAEERKLGTIELLWTYPVRDVEIVAGKFFACWLFFLTMLAPTVLNPLLFYRFYQFDVGPLLAAYLGILLLGTAFVACGLFISSITENQVVAAMGTYGILVFFWFLTWNEEVADEGVVRLLFRLSLFDHFYQFPRGVIDTQDVAFFLVFTAFFVFLTLQSLSVRKWRGVK
- a CDS encoding ABC transporter ATP-binding protein, translating into MIRAEHLTKQFATLTAIDDVSFEVSRGEVVGFLGPNGAGKSTTMRILGGIFPPTSGRAVVAGHDVVTESLAARRAVGYLTERVSLYLDMTVREYLQYVAELKGLQRRQRGDEVDRALHACSITHVAHRLVGTLSKGYRQRVGIAQALVGRPQVLILDEPTAGLDPEQVAEMRHLIRTFHGESTVILSTHILSEVEAICDRVIIIDKGRVLAVDTTANLNRRLRRTSQIHVEVGAPVAAVVRRLEAVPGVVEITPAVSASSDTVSIVVATEKDRDLRATVAAVVAEAGWPLLELRPVTLTLEEIFLRLVSEQKKDNEERHEGARHLPA
- a CDS encoding DUF4340 domain-containing protein; the encoded protein is MTPRTTLFLVVLIALVGSYLWWEERTSQPSTAPAGTGRGAVPAASTTPLRGFFTFEPDQVVQVQMQRGGTTYTATRSGPDWPTPAIGDFLRVLTQVGVIMDISADPLPAAEYGLLPPRNEATLILAGDLPPLVLRIGDRNPPSTGVYVQIGPSGPIGLAGALVDWEFEKAFRGLTPTGTPSARASAG